A genomic segment from Lutzomyia longipalpis isolate SR_M1_2022 chromosome 3, ASM2433408v1 encodes:
- the LOC129793763 gene encoding muscle calcium channel subunit alpha-1 isoform X11, whose translation MTGKEGAGGAIDDLSGVTGPEKGRDCDNCVGLSEKESDQVAAEWEKRESISRKRDTDSVRSRLFRRRAGGSCVSASVSGVWQTTLGVTTAMTTAAAAVSLEGVGPEAPPPPMTSEDGAQAAPKGAPKRPVRRSGKPPPDRPVRALFCLGLKNPIRKLCIDIVEWKPFEYLILLTIFANCVALAVYTPYPNSDSNTTNAALEKIEYVFLVIFTAECVMKLIAYGFLLHPGAYLRNGWNLLDFTIVVIGMISTALSNLMKEGFDVKALRAFRVLRPLRLVSGVPSLQVVLNSILRAMIPLLHIALLVLFVIIIYAIVGLELFSGKMHKTCFDNSTGLPMDDPHPCGEDGFRCESIGLVCRYYWEGPNSGITNFDNFGLAMLTVFQCVTLEGWTDVMYDIEDAMGNTWQWAYFISMVILGAFFVMNLILGVLSGEFSKERTKAKNRGDFQKLREKQQIEDDLKGYLDWITQAEDIEPEAESSMIHADGGIKTKGGEPGGAPLDSTEQLGEEVDAKQESWMRKRKKSLERVNRRLRRACRKAVKSQAFYWLIIVLVFLNTGVLATEHYNQPPWLDDFQEVTNMFFVALFTMEMVLKMYSLGFQGYFVSLFNRFDCFVVIGSIGEMVLTNTHVMPPLGVSVLRCVRLLRVFKVTKYWRALSNLVASLLNSIQSIASLLLLLFLFIVIFALLGMQVFGGKFNFDNTVDKPRSNFDSFWQSLLTVFQILTGEDWNMVMYDGIKAYGGVASIGIMACIYFIILFICGNYILLNVFLAIAVDNLADADSLTTIEKEEGAEEGEEAKVPNTKPSRSPSPILDDLGDLGDEFDVTENFSEHEEETISETRIRLQEEEEFEEEEEEEEVTHEVTARPRRLSDVSIKKVKKAIPRGKAFFLIPHTNRFRVFCHWLCNHSHFGNIILACIMFSSAMLAAEDPLNAGSERNQILNHFDYFFTAVFTIELLLKLISYGFIFHKGAFCRSAFNLLDLLVVCVSLISIFFSSGAISVVKILRVLRVLRPLRAINRAKGLKHVVQCVIVAVKTIGNIVLVTCLLQFMFAVIGVQLFKGKFNRCSDGSKTIESECHGTYLVFENGNVDKPVLQERSWSRNRFHFDDVSKAMLTLFTVSTFEGWPGLLYVSIDSNEEDFGPIHNFRPIVAAYYIIYIIIIAFFMVNIFVGFVIVTFQNEGEQEYKNCDLDKNQRNCIEFALKAKPVRRYIPKHRIQYKVWWFVTSQPFEYTIFILIMINTITLAMKFYRQPDLYTEILDVANMVFTAVFALEFVFKLAAFRFKNYFGDAWNVFDFIIVLGSFIDIVYSEVNVRQGVKPGSSIISINFFRLFRVMRLVKLLARGEGIRTLLWTFIKSFQALPYVALLIVMLFFIYAVIGMQVFGKIALDSETSIHRNNNFQTFPQAVLVLFRSATGEAWQDIMMDCSSRPGEVNCDDRSDDRGSKEGCGSSIAFPYFISFYVLCSFLIINLFVAVIMDNFDYLTRDWSILGPHHLDEFIRLWSEYDPDAKGRIKHLDVVTLLRKISPPLGFGKLCPHRVACKRLVSMNMPLNSDGTVLFNATLFAVVRTSLKIKTEGNIDEANAELRATIKQIWKRTSPKLLDQVVPPPGVEDEVTVGKFYATFLIQDYFRRFKKRKEQEQRDGDRDHNATMTLQAGLRTLHEAGPELKRAISGNLDELAEEPEPMHRRNHSLFGTVWSSIRRRSGAPPVRKIPDSTATTNGLNHVQRPPPAPEPQESVEQFHMRPLLIANTPTNTETPWMPTRHYVATSELNGSATAERLVHSTPGSPQERRMGSTEVIGSAESLVGRVLVEQGLGKYCDADFVRYTSREMQEALEMTKEEMDYAAHELLQRNPKRPDAPL comes from the exons ATGACGGGCAAAGAGGGCGCCGGGGGCGCCATTGATGATCTTTCAGGTGTCACAGGGCCCGAGAAGGGGAGAGACTGTGACAATTGCGTGGGTTTGAGCGAGAAGGAGAGTGACCAAGTAGCAGCAGAGTGGGAGAAGCGGGAG TCTATTTCGCGGAAGCGCGACACAGATAGCGTCAGGTCGCGCCTTTTCCGCCGTCGTGCGGGTGGCTCGTGCGTGAGCGCGAGCGTTAGTGGCGTATGGCAGACAACGCTAGGCGTCACAACAGCTATGACAACGGCTGCAGCGGCCGTAAGCCTCGAGGGTGTGGGCCCCGAggcaccaccacccccaatgACCAGTGAAGATGGTGCTCAGGCTGCACCGAAAGGTGCACCCAAACGCCCGGTGCGACGCTCAGGGAAACCACCCCCGGATCGTCCTGTGCGTGCACTCTTCTGCCTCGGACTAAAGAATCCAATTCGGAAGCTCTGCATTGATATCGTTGAATGGaa gCCCTTTGAGTACCTAATTCTGCTGACAATCTTTGCCAATTGTGTGGCTCTGGCCGTTTACACACCGTACCCCAATTCGGATTCAAATACCACAAATGCAGCTCTCGAGAAGATTGAGTACGTCTTCCTGGTGATCTTTACGGCAGAATGTGTGATGAAGTTGATTGCATATGGATTCCTCCTGCATCCCGGTGCATACTTGAGGAATGGATGGAATTTGCTGGATTTTACCATTGTTGTCATTGGTATGATAAGTACAGCTCTGTCGAATCTCATGAAGGAGGGCTTCGACGTGAAAGCCCTACGAGCATTTCGTGTCCTCAGGCCACTCAGACTTGTCTCCGGTGTCCCAAGTCTGCAGGTTGTTCTCAATTCAATCCTCCGTGCTATGATCCCATTGCTACACATTGCCCTGCTCGTGCTATTCGTGATCATCATCTATGCCATCGTCGGTTTGGAGCTCTTCAGTGGGAAAATGCACAAAACATGCTTCGACAACAGCACTGGCTTACCCATGGATGATCCCCATCCATGTGGTGAAGATGGCTTCAGATGCGAGAGTATTGGGCTTGTTTGCAG ATATTACTGGGAAGGACCAAATTCTGGCATAACAAACTTCGATAATTTCGGTCTGGCAATGCTGACTGTCTTCCAGTGCGTCACCTTGGAAGGCTGGACAGATGTGATGTATGACATTGAGGATGCCATGGGGAATACGTGGCAGTGGGCATACTTCATCAGTATGGTCATCTTGGGTGCATTCTTTGTCATGAATCTCATTCTCGGTGTGTTGAGTGGTGAATTCAGTAAGGAACGTACAAAGGCCAAGAATCGCGGTGACTTCCAAAAATTGCGGGAAAAGCAACAAATTGAGGATGATCTCAAGGGATACCTAGACTGGATAACTCAGGCTGAAGATATTGAACCAGAAGCTGAATCATCCATGATTCATGCAGATGGGGGTATTAAg ACAAAAGGAGGGGAACCAGGAGGTGCTCCTTTGGACTCAACAGAGCAACTTGGTGAGGAAGTGGATGCAAAGCAAGAATCATGGATgcgaaagaggaaaaaaagtttagaacGTGTAAATAGGCGTCTAAGGAGAGCCTGTAGGAAGGCAGTTAAATCTCAAGCCTTCTACTGGCTCATTATTGTTCTTGTTTTCCTCAATACGGGTGTCCTTGCCACAGAACACTACAACCAGCCACCATGGTTGGATGACTTCCAAG AGGTCACGAATATGTTCTTCGTGGCGCTTTTCACAATGGAGATGGTCTTGAAGATGTACAGCTTAGGCTTCCAGGGCTACTTTGTGTCGCTGTTCAATCGCTTTGATTGCTTCGTGGTGATTGGGAGTATTGGTGAGATGGTCCTAACCAATACGCACGTTATGCCACCATTGGGTGTCTCCGTGCTGCGATGCGTTCGACTGTTGCGCGTGTTCAAAGTTACAAAATACTGGCGTGCCCTTTCGAATCTCGTAGCATCGCTCCTGAACTCCATTCAGTCAATTGCAAGTCTCCTGTTGCTACTCTTCCTCTTCATTGTGATCTTTGCCCTGCTGGGGATGCAGGTGTTTGGAGGGAAGTTTAACTTTGACAACACCGTTGATAAGCCACGATCCAACTTCGACAGCTTCTGGCAGAGTTTGCTGACTGTCTTCCAAATCCTAACGGGTGAGGATTGGAATATGGTCATGTACGATGGGATTAAAGCCTATGGCGGAGTAGCTTCGATAGGCATCATGGCTTGTATCTACTTTATCATTCTCTTCATTTGCGGCAATT ATATTCTACTGAACGTCTTCTTGGCCATTGCTGTGGACAACTTGGCTGATGCGGATTCATTGACAACAATTGAAAAGGAAGAAGGTGCCGAGGAGGGAGAAGAAGCCAAAGTACCCAATACCAAACCCTCACGCAGCCCATCACCGATCCTTGATGATCTAGGAGATCTTGGCGATGAATTTGATGTGACTGAGAATTT CTCCGAGCATGAGGAAGAGACAATCAGTGAGACACGCATAAGGCTACAGGAGGAGGAGGAATTCGAAGAGGAGGAAGAAG AAGAGGAGGTAACGCATGAGGTAACAGCAAGGCCCAGGAGACTGTCTGATGTGAGCATTAAGAAGGTCAAGAAGGCCATTCCACGGGGAAAAGCCTTCTTCCTTATTCCCCATACAAACAG ATTTCGCGTATTCTGCCATTGGCTCTGCAATCACAGCCATTTTGGGAATATTATCTTGGCATGCATCATGTTCTCATCCGCCATGTTGGCTGCTGAAGATCCCCTAAATGCTGGAAGTGAACGCAATCAAATTCTAAATCATTTTGACTACTTCTTCACGGCTGTCTTCACAATTGAGCTTCTACTGAAACTCATCTCGTACGGTTTTATCTTCCACAAGGGTGCTTTTTGCCGTTCAGCCTTCAATCTGTTGGATCTTCTTGTTGTCTGTGTCTCACTCATATCCATCTTCTTCAG cTCTGGCGCCATTTCTGTCGTGAAGATTCTTCGAGTTTTGCGTGTTCTACGTCCCTTGAGGGCCATCAATCGGGCTAAAGGACTCAAG CACGTCGTACAATGCGTTATCGTAGCCGTTAAGACAATCGGGAATATAGTTCTCGTGACATGTCTCCTCCAGTTCATGTTCGCTGTCATTGGCGTACAATTGTTCAAG GGAAAATTCAATCGTTGCTCCGACGGCTCAAAAACCATTGAATCTGAATGCCACGGGACGTATCTTGTCTTTGAGAATGGGAATGTCGATAAGCCCGTACTGCAGGAGAGAAGTTGGTCAAGGAATCGTTTTCACTTTGACGATGTCTCCAAAGCCATGTTAACACTCTTCACGGTGTCCACGTTTGAAGGATGGCCAGG TCTTCTCTACGTGTCAATCGATTCAAATGAGGAGGATTTTGGACCAATACACAACTTCCGTCCAATCGTGGCAGCATACTACATAATCTACATCATTATTATTGCATTCTTCATGGTTAACATCTTCGTGGGTTTCGTTATTGTCACCTTTCAAAATGAGGGTGAGCAGGAGTACAAGAATTGCGACTTGGACAAAAATCAGCGgaattgcattgaatttgcattgaaaGCCAAACCCGTTAGAAGATATATACCGAAACATCGGATTCAGTACAAAGTTTGGTGGTTTGTTACATCGCAACCCTTTGAGTACACCATCTTCATTCTCATCATGATCAACACCATAACGCTCGCAATGAAATTCTACCGACAACCTGATCTCTATACGGAAATTCTCGATGTTGCCAATATGGTCTTTACGGCTGTTTTTGCATTGGAGTTTGTCTTCAAATTAGCTGCCTTCAGATTTAAG AATTACTTTGGAGATGCATGGAACGTCTTTGACTTCATTATCGTCCTTGGGAGTTTCATTGACATTGTTTACTCGGAAGTTAATGTAAGGCAAGGTGTTAAG CCCGGTTCGAGCATAATTTCGATAAATTTCTTCAGATTATTTCGTGTAATGCGCCTCGTGAAGCTGTTAGCACGTGGCGAGGGCATACGAACACTTCTGTGGACATTTATAAAATCCTTTCAGGCACTCCCGTATGTTGCCTTGCTCATTGTAATGCTGTTCTTCATTTATGCCGTAATCGGGATGCAGGTGTTCGGGAAGATTGCATTGGATAGTGAAACATCCATTCATCGGAATAACAATTTCCAAACTTTCCCCCAAGCTGTTTTAGTTCTCTTTAGATCAGCCACGGGTGAGGCATGGCAGGACATCATGATGGACTGCAGCTCACGCCCCGGGGAGGTTAATTGTGACGATAGGTCAGATGATAGAGGTTCCAAGGAGGGATGTGGATCCAGTATTGCTTTTCCATACTTTATCTCTTTCTACGTACTCTGCTCGtttttg aTTATTAATCTATTCGTGGCCGTTATTATGGACAATTTTGACTATTTAACACGCGATTGGTCTATTCTGGGACCCCATCATTTGGATGAATTCATAAGGCTGTGGAGCGAATACGATCCAGATGCAAAAGGTCGCATAAAGCATTTGGATGTCGTAACGTTACTCAGGAAGATAAGCCCACCACTTGGTTTTGGTAAGCTCTGCCCCCATCGTGTTGCCTGCAAGCGTCTCGTCAGTATGAATATGCCGCTAAATAGTGATGGGACGGTGCTGTTTAACGCCACGTTGTTTGCCGTTGTGCGGACATCGCTGAAAATTAAAACGGAGGGCAATATTGATGAGGCAAATGCCGAACTGAGGGCAACCATTAAACAAATATGGAAGCGCACAAGCCCAAAATTGTTGGATCAAGTTGTCCCACCACCTGGGGTGGAGGATGAGGTGACAGTGGGAAAATTCTATGCCACTTTCCTCATTCAGGACTACTTTAGGCGTTTCAAGAAGCGCAAAGAGCAGGAACAGAGAGATGGTGATCGTGATCACAATGCCACCATGACACTACAAGCTGGCCTACGGACACTCCATGAAGCTGGACCTGAACTCAAGAGAGCCATCTCGGGGAATCTCGATGAATTGGCTGAAGAACCAGAACCAATGCATCGG CGCAATCACTCTCTCTTTGGGACTGTTTGGTCGTCCATAAGACGACGCTCGGGGGCGCCTCCGGTGCGAAAAATTCCGGATAGTACGGCAACAACAAATGGTCTCAATCACGTGCAGCGTCCACCACCAGCACCAGAACCCCAGGAATCTGTGGAGCAATTCCACATGAGACCCCTTCTTATTGCCAACACCCCCAC GAACACAGAGACGCCGTGGATGCCAACCCGCCATTATGTGG CCACGAGTGAGCTAAACGGAAGTGCTACAGCTGAGAGACTCGTCCACTCAACACCAGGATCCCCACAGGAGCGTCGAATGGGTTCAACAGAGGTCATTGGATCTGCTGAGAGTCTTGTCGGCAGA GTGCTAGTGGAACAGGGTCTTGGGAAGTACTGCGATGCCGATTTCGTACGATACACATCCCGTGAAATGCAAGAGGCGCTGGAAATGACAAAGGAGGAAATGGATTATGCAGCTCATGAACTCCTACAGCGTAACCCCAAGCGCCCCGATGCTCCTTTATAG
- the LOC129793763 gene encoding muscle calcium channel subunit alpha-1 isoform X10, with protein MTGKEGAGGAIDDLSGVTGPEKGRDCDNCVGLSEKESDQVAAEWEKRESISRKRDTDSVRSRLFRRRAGGSCVSASVSGVWQTTLGVTTAMTTAAAAVSLEGVGPEAPPPPMTSEDGAQAAPKGAPKRPVRRSGKPPPDRPVRALFCLGLKNPIRKLCIDIVEWKPFEYLILLTIFANCVALAVYTPYPNSDSNTTNAALEKIEYVFLVIFTAECVMKLIAYGFLLHPGAYLRNGWNLLDFTIVVIGMISTALSNLMKEGFDVKALRAFRVLRPLRLVSGVPSLQVVLNSILRAMIPLLHIALLVLFVIIIYAIVGLELFSGKMHKTCFDNSTGLPMDDPHPCGEDGFRCESIGLVCRYYWEGPNSGITNFDNFGLAMLTVFQCVTLEGWTDVMYDIEDAMGNTWQWAYFISMVILGAFFVMNLILGVLSGEFSKERTKAKNRGDFQKLREKQQIEDDLKGYLDWITQAEDIEPEAESSMIHADGGIKTKGGEPGGAPLDSTEQLGEEVDAKQESWMRKRKKSLERVNRRLRRACRKAVKSQAFYWLIIVLVFLNTGVLATEHYNQPPWLDDFQEVTNMFFVALFTMEMVLKMYSLGFQGYFVSLFNRFDCFVVIGSIGEMVLTNTHVMPPLGVSVLRCVRLLRVFKVTKYWRALSNLVASLLNSIQSIASLLLLLFLFIVIFALLGMQVFGGKFNFDNTVDKPRSNFDSFWQSLLTVFQILTGEDWNMVMYDGIKAYGGVASIGIMACIYFIILFICGNYILLNVFLAIAVDNLADADSLTTIEKEEGAEEGEEAKVPNTKPSRSPSPILDDLGDLGDEFDVTENFSEHEEETISETRIRLQEEEEFEEEEEGGDEDLAMVSARPRRMSELNQMPNQKQPIPPASSFFVFSQTSRFRVFCHWLCNHSHFGNIILACIMFSSAMLAAEDPLNAGSERNQILNHFDYFFTAVFTIELLLKLISYGFIFHKGAFCRSAFNLLDLLVVCVSLISIFFSSGAISVVKILRVLRVLRPLRAINRAKGLKHVVQCVIVAVKTIGNIVLVTCLLQFMFAVIGVQLFKGKFNRCSDGSKTIESECHGTYLVFENGNVDKPVLQERSWSRNRFHFDDVSKAMLTLFTVSTFEGWPGLLYVSIDSNEEDFGPIHNFRPIVAAYYIIYIIIIAFFMVNIFVGFVIVTFQNEGEQEYKNCDLDKNQRNCIEFALKAKPVRRYIPKHRIQYKVWWFVTSQPFEYTIFILIMINTITLAMKFYRQPDLYTEILDVANMVFTAVFALEFVFKLAAFRFKNYFGDAWNVFDFIIVLGSFIDIVYSEVNVRQGVKPGSSIISINFFRLFRVMRLVKLLARGEGIRTLLWTFIKSFQALPYVALLIVMLFFIYAVIGMQVFGKIALDSETSIHRNNNFQTFPQAVLVLFRSATGEAWQDIMMDCSSRPGEVNCDDRSDDRGSKEGCGSSIAFPYFISFYVLCSFLIINLFVAVIMDNFDYLTRDWSILGPHHLDEFIRLWSEYDPDAKGRIKHLDVVTLLRKISPPLGFGKLCPHRVACKRLVSMNMPLNSDGTVLFNATLFAVVRTSLKIKTEGNIDEANAELRATIKQIWKRTSPKLLDQVVPPPGVEDEVTVGKFYATFLIQDYFRRFKKRKEQEQRDGDRDHNATMTLQAGLRTLHEAGPELKRAISGNLDELAEEPEPMHRRNHSLFGTVWSSIRRRSGAPPVRKIPDSTATTNGLNHVQRPPPAPEPQESVEQFHMRPLLIANTPTNTETPWMPTRHYVATSELNGSATAERLVHSTPGSPQERRMGSTEVIGSAESLVGRVLVEQGLGKYCDADFVRYTSREMQEALEMTKEEMDYAAHELLQRNPKRPDAPL; from the exons ATGACGGGCAAAGAGGGCGCCGGGGGCGCCATTGATGATCTTTCAGGTGTCACAGGGCCCGAGAAGGGGAGAGACTGTGACAATTGCGTGGGTTTGAGCGAGAAGGAGAGTGACCAAGTAGCAGCAGAGTGGGAGAAGCGGGAG TCTATTTCGCGGAAGCGCGACACAGATAGCGTCAGGTCGCGCCTTTTCCGCCGTCGTGCGGGTGGCTCGTGCGTGAGCGCGAGCGTTAGTGGCGTATGGCAGACAACGCTAGGCGTCACAACAGCTATGACAACGGCTGCAGCGGCCGTAAGCCTCGAGGGTGTGGGCCCCGAggcaccaccacccccaatgACCAGTGAAGATGGTGCTCAGGCTGCACCGAAAGGTGCACCCAAACGCCCGGTGCGACGCTCAGGGAAACCACCCCCGGATCGTCCTGTGCGTGCACTCTTCTGCCTCGGACTAAAGAATCCAATTCGGAAGCTCTGCATTGATATCGTTGAATGGaa gCCCTTTGAGTACCTAATTCTGCTGACAATCTTTGCCAATTGTGTGGCTCTGGCCGTTTACACACCGTACCCCAATTCGGATTCAAATACCACAAATGCAGCTCTCGAGAAGATTGAGTACGTCTTCCTGGTGATCTTTACGGCAGAATGTGTGATGAAGTTGATTGCATATGGATTCCTCCTGCATCCCGGTGCATACTTGAGGAATGGATGGAATTTGCTGGATTTTACCATTGTTGTCATTGGTATGATAAGTACAGCTCTGTCGAATCTCATGAAGGAGGGCTTCGACGTGAAAGCCCTACGAGCATTTCGTGTCCTCAGGCCACTCAGACTTGTCTCCGGTGTCCCAAGTCTGCAGGTTGTTCTCAATTCAATCCTCCGTGCTATGATCCCATTGCTACACATTGCCCTGCTCGTGCTATTCGTGATCATCATCTATGCCATCGTCGGTTTGGAGCTCTTCAGTGGGAAAATGCACAAAACATGCTTCGACAACAGCACTGGCTTACCCATGGATGATCCCCATCCATGTGGTGAAGATGGCTTCAGATGCGAGAGTATTGGGCTTGTTTGCAG ATATTACTGGGAAGGACCAAATTCTGGCATAACAAACTTCGATAATTTCGGTCTGGCAATGCTGACTGTCTTCCAGTGCGTCACCTTGGAAGGCTGGACAGATGTGATGTATGACATTGAGGATGCCATGGGGAATACGTGGCAGTGGGCATACTTCATCAGTATGGTCATCTTGGGTGCATTCTTTGTCATGAATCTCATTCTCGGTGTGTTGAGTGGTGAATTCAGTAAGGAACGTACAAAGGCCAAGAATCGCGGTGACTTCCAAAAATTGCGGGAAAAGCAACAAATTGAGGATGATCTCAAGGGATACCTAGACTGGATAACTCAGGCTGAAGATATTGAACCAGAAGCTGAATCATCCATGATTCATGCAGATGGGGGTATTAAg ACAAAAGGAGGGGAACCAGGAGGTGCTCCTTTGGACTCAACAGAGCAACTTGGTGAGGAAGTGGATGCAAAGCAAGAATCATGGATgcgaaagaggaaaaaaagtttagaacGTGTAAATAGGCGTCTAAGGAGAGCCTGTAGGAAGGCAGTTAAATCTCAAGCCTTCTACTGGCTCATTATTGTTCTTGTTTTCCTCAATACGGGTGTCCTTGCCACAGAACACTACAACCAGCCACCATGGTTGGATGACTTCCAAG AGGTCACGAATATGTTCTTCGTGGCGCTTTTCACAATGGAGATGGTCTTGAAGATGTACAGCTTAGGCTTCCAGGGCTACTTTGTGTCGCTGTTCAATCGCTTTGATTGCTTCGTGGTGATTGGGAGTATTGGTGAGATGGTCCTAACCAATACGCACGTTATGCCACCATTGGGTGTCTCCGTGCTGCGATGCGTTCGACTGTTGCGCGTGTTCAAAGTTACAAAATACTGGCGTGCCCTTTCGAATCTCGTAGCATCGCTCCTGAACTCCATTCAGTCAATTGCAAGTCTCCTGTTGCTACTCTTCCTCTTCATTGTGATCTTTGCCCTGCTGGGGATGCAGGTGTTTGGAGGGAAGTTTAACTTTGACAACACCGTTGATAAGCCACGATCCAACTTCGACAGCTTCTGGCAGAGTTTGCTGACTGTCTTCCAAATCCTAACGGGTGAGGATTGGAATATGGTCATGTACGATGGGATTAAAGCCTATGGCGGAGTAGCTTCGATAGGCATCATGGCTTGTATCTACTTTATCATTCTCTTCATTTGCGGCAATT ATATTCTACTGAACGTCTTCTTGGCCATTGCTGTGGACAACTTGGCTGATGCGGATTCATTGACAACAATTGAAAAGGAAGAAGGTGCCGAGGAGGGAGAAGAAGCCAAAGTACCCAATACCAAACCCTCACGCAGCCCATCACCGATCCTTGATGATCTAGGAGATCTTGGCGATGAATTTGATGTGACTGAGAATTT CTCCGAGCATGAGGAAGAGACAATCAGTGAGACACGCATAAGGCTACAGGAGGAGGAGGAATTCGAAGAGGAGGAAGAAG GTGGCGATGAGGATCTTGCAATGGTGTCGGCCCGTCCACGCCGAATGTCTGAACTCAATCAAATGCCTAATCAAAAGCAACCAATACCGCCGGCTTCATCTTTCTTCGTCTTTTCGCAGACCAGCAG ATTTCGCGTATTCTGCCATTGGCTCTGCAATCACAGCCATTTTGGGAATATTATCTTGGCATGCATCATGTTCTCATCCGCCATGTTGGCTGCTGAAGATCCCCTAAATGCTGGAAGTGAACGCAATCAAATTCTAAATCATTTTGACTACTTCTTCACGGCTGTCTTCACAATTGAGCTTCTACTGAAACTCATCTCGTACGGTTTTATCTTCCACAAGGGTGCTTTTTGCCGTTCAGCCTTCAATCTGTTGGATCTTCTTGTTGTCTGTGTCTCACTCATATCCATCTTCTTCAG cTCTGGCGCCATTTCTGTCGTGAAGATTCTTCGAGTTTTGCGTGTTCTACGTCCCTTGAGGGCCATCAATCGGGCTAAAGGACTCAAG CACGTCGTACAATGCGTTATCGTAGCCGTTAAGACAATCGGGAATATAGTTCTCGTGACATGTCTCCTCCAGTTCATGTTCGCTGTCATTGGCGTACAATTGTTCAAG GGAAAATTCAATCGTTGCTCCGACGGCTCAAAAACCATTGAATCTGAATGCCACGGGACGTATCTTGTCTTTGAGAATGGGAATGTCGATAAGCCCGTACTGCAGGAGAGAAGTTGGTCAAGGAATCGTTTTCACTTTGACGATGTCTCCAAAGCCATGTTAACACTCTTCACGGTGTCCACGTTTGAAGGATGGCCAGG TCTTCTCTACGTGTCAATCGATTCAAATGAGGAGGATTTTGGACCAATACACAACTTCCGTCCAATCGTGGCAGCATACTACATAATCTACATCATTATTATTGCATTCTTCATGGTTAACATCTTCGTGGGTTTCGTTATTGTCACCTTTCAAAATGAGGGTGAGCAGGAGTACAAGAATTGCGACTTGGACAAAAATCAGCGgaattgcattgaatttgcattgaaaGCCAAACCCGTTAGAAGATATATACCGAAACATCGGATTCAGTACAAAGTTTGGTGGTTTGTTACATCGCAACCCTTTGAGTACACCATCTTCATTCTCATCATGATCAACACCATAACGCTCGCAATGAAATTCTACCGACAACCTGATCTCTATACGGAAATTCTCGATGTTGCCAATATGGTCTTTACGGCTGTTTTTGCATTGGAGTTTGTCTTCAAATTAGCTGCCTTCAGATTTAAG AATTACTTTGGAGATGCATGGAACGTCTTTGACTTCATTATCGTCCTTGGGAGTTTCATTGACATTGTTTACTCGGAAGTTAATGTAAGGCAAGGTGTTAAG CCCGGTTCGAGCATAATTTCGATAAATTTCTTCAGATTATTTCGTGTAATGCGCCTCGTGAAGCTGTTAGCACGTGGCGAGGGCATACGAACACTTCTGTGGACATTTATAAAATCCTTTCAGGCACTCCCGTATGTTGCCTTGCTCATTGTAATGCTGTTCTTCATTTATGCCGTAATCGGGATGCAGGTGTTCGGGAAGATTGCATTGGATAGTGAAACATCCATTCATCGGAATAACAATTTCCAAACTTTCCCCCAAGCTGTTTTAGTTCTCTTTAGATCAGCCACGGGTGAGGCATGGCAGGACATCATGATGGACTGCAGCTCACGCCCCGGGGAGGTTAATTGTGACGATAGGTCAGATGATAGAGGTTCCAAGGAGGGATGTGGATCCAGTATTGCTTTTCCATACTTTATCTCTTTCTACGTACTCTGCTCGtttttg aTTATTAATCTATTCGTGGCCGTTATTATGGACAATTTTGACTATTTAACACGCGATTGGTCTATTCTGGGACCCCATCATTTGGATGAATTCATAAGGCTGTGGAGCGAATACGATCCAGATGCAAAAGGTCGCATAAAGCATTTGGATGTCGTAACGTTACTCAGGAAGATAAGCCCACCACTTGGTTTTGGTAAGCTCTGCCCCCATCGTGTTGCCTGCAAGCGTCTCGTCAGTATGAATATGCCGCTAAATAGTGATGGGACGGTGCTGTTTAACGCCACGTTGTTTGCCGTTGTGCGGACATCGCTGAAAATTAAAACGGAGGGCAATATTGATGAGGCAAATGCCGAACTGAGGGCAACCATTAAACAAATATGGAAGCGCACAAGCCCAAAATTGTTGGATCAAGTTGTCCCACCACCTGGGGTGGAGGATGAGGTGACAGTGGGAAAATTCTATGCCACTTTCCTCATTCAGGACTACTTTAGGCGTTTCAAGAAGCGCAAAGAGCAGGAACAGAGAGATGGTGATCGTGATCACAATGCCACCATGACACTACAAGCTGGCCTACGGACACTCCATGAAGCTGGACCTGAACTCAAGAGAGCCATCTCGGGGAATCTCGATGAATTGGCTGAAGAACCAGAACCAATGCATCGG CGCAATCACTCTCTCTTTGGGACTGTTTGGTCGTCCATAAGACGACGCTCGGGGGCGCCTCCGGTGCGAAAAATTCCGGATAGTACGGCAACAACAAATGGTCTCAATCACGTGCAGCGTCCACCACCAGCACCAGAACCCCAGGAATCTGTGGAGCAATTCCACATGAGACCCCTTCTTATTGCCAACACCCCCAC GAACACAGAGACGCCGTGGATGCCAACCCGCCATTATGTGG CCACGAGTGAGCTAAACGGAAGTGCTACAGCTGAGAGACTCGTCCACTCAACACCAGGATCCCCACAGGAGCGTCGAATGGGTTCAACAGAGGTCATTGGATCTGCTGAGAGTCTTGTCGGCAGA GTGCTAGTGGAACAGGGTCTTGGGAAGTACTGCGATGCCGATTTCGTACGATACACATCCCGTGAAATGCAAGAGGCGCTGGAAATGACAAAGGAGGAAATGGATTATGCAGCTCATGAACTCCTACAGCGTAACCCCAAGCGCCCCGATGCTCCTTTATAG